A single region of the Nicotiana sylvestris chromosome 6, ASM39365v2, whole genome shotgun sequence genome encodes:
- the LOC138870602 gene encoding uncharacterized protein, translating to MRRLNDASWRGLDEIVRQVLPAKKLFIGGDFNGHIGATAGGYGKVHGGFCFVERNGGGTSLLDFAKAFGLVIANSNFPKRKEHLVTFQNEVVKTQIDYLLLRRFKRKKSFVRGKSRIRWGALTKDKAQELECRLSAMGAWRSSGDANTMWSATTDSIRESAREVLEVSTSDSGGHKGDWWWNEVVQGKVEAKKEAYLKLVESIGEEERRACVERYKAHRKEAKLSVTEAKNAAYGCIYGELGEKAGRRSYSGWPS from the exons ATGAGGAGGTTAAACGACGCTTCTTGGAGGGGGTTAGATGAGATTGTGCGCCAGGTTCTGCCTGCTAAGAAGCtgttcataggaggagatttcaatggtcatattggggcgACCGCAGGTGGCTATGGCAAGGTGCATGGAGGCTTTTGTTTTGTGGAGAGGAATGGAGGAGGTACCTCGCTGTTGGACTTCGCTAAGGCTTTTGGGTTGGTGATTGCGAACTCTAACTTTCCGAAGAGGAaagagcatttggttacttttcaAAATGAGGTAgtgaagactcagattgactatctcctcctcaggag GTTTAAGAGGAAGAAAAGTTTTGTTCGGGGAAAATCAAGAATCAGGTGGGGagccttgactaaggataaagcccAAGAATTGGAGTGTCGATTGTCGgctatgggagcttggaggagtagtggggacgcaaacactatgtggtcagCGACAACAGACTCTATAAGGGAAtctgcgagagaggtgttagagGTCTCAACCAGTGACTCTGGTGggcacaaaggagattggtggtggaatgaagtggtccaaggcaaagtggaagcgaagaaggagGCATACCTGAAGTTAGTGGAGAGCATAGGTGAGGAGGAGAGGCGAGCGTGCGTGGAGAGATATAAGGCACATAGGAAGGAAGCTAAATTGtcggtcacggaggctaagaatGCGGCTTATGGTTGTATATACGGGGAACTGGGGgaaaaggcggggagaagaagttattccggctGGCCAAGTTGA
- the LOC138870601 gene encoding uncharacterized protein, with protein MAPYEALYGRRCRSPVGWFELGEARFFGTDLVQDALDKVKLIQEWLRTAQSRQKSYTDRKVRDVSYMVGEKVLLNVSLMKGVMRFGKKGKLSPQFSGSFEVFRSIGEVAYELALPPSLSGVHPVFHVSMLRKYIDDPSHVLDFRTVQLDGDLTYDVKLVAISERQV; from the coding sequence atggctccgtatgaggctttatatggaaggcggtgtagatctccagttggttggtttgagctgggtgaggctaggtttttcggtacagacttggttcaggatgcattggacaaagtgaagttgattcaggagtgGCTTCGTACGGCACAgtcgagacagaagagttatactgatagaaaggttcgtgatgtgtcctacatggttggggagaaggtcttgctgaatgTTTCactcatgaagggtgttatgagatttggaaagaagggcaagttgagtcctcaGTTCAGTGGGTCTTTTGAGGTATTTCGGAGTATTGGGGAGGTTGcatatgagcttgccttaccacCTAGCTTATCaggtgtgcatccagtatttcatgtttctatgctccggaagtatatcgaCGATCCGTCTCATGTCTTGGATTTCCGCACGGTTcaattagatggtgatttgacttatgatgtgaagCTAGTGGCTATTTCGGAGCGGCAGGtctga